AAAAGGAGCGAGAATCCTGAAGAAACTTACTTGTAACAGCTTGCAGCAACGAGTGTCAACGCGCCTGAGGGACGGCCGCGTTCTGCTCAGGCGTGAGCTGCTTGGCTGGGTGATCTTGCGATGCTTCGACAACGCCGGTCTGGCAGCGACCGGCTTCCATTCGGCAGTTCCGCAGTTCGGCAATTCGGCAATTGCGCTACACCCACTCCAGCGCGCCCTTTTTCCATATCCAGATGTACCCGACGACCAGGATCGCCAGGAACACCATCATCTCCATGAAGCCGAACCAGGCCAGCGCCTTGAACTGCACCGCCCAGGGGAACAGGAAGATGGTTTCCACGTCGAAGACGACGAACAGGATGGCGACAATGTAGAAGCGCACCGTGTAGCGCCCGCGCGCGCCGTCCACCGGATCAATGCCGCATTCGTACGGCATGAGCTTCGTCTTGAACGGGTTCTCCGGACGCACCAGCTTGGCGATGACGAGCGTCACCACCGGAATCGCCAGCGCCACCAGGATGAACAGGAACGCGGGAATGTAGTTCTGCGGCATCCGCCGCACATCATACCAAATCTTGACTTACCACGGATTCTCACGCATGAACACGGACCTGGACGAGATGGACCCGCCGCCTGCGGCCGGGCGCCGTCAGGGCCGCGCTACATGACCGCCTCTTGCCGTTGAGGTGGTCCTCTCGGAATCCGCTCTCCCACGGATTCTCGTGAACACCGAGTGAGACCTGTTTCGAATTTCTGTCCATCCGCGGTGAGCTTGCGCCTTTTCGCCGTCCGCGCGCACAATGTCCACCGCCTGGAGAGGCCCCAATGCTCAAAGCACTGCGCACTACTGCGGTTTTGCTCTGTTGTTCCACGTTCCTTCTCGCCCAAGCTCCGCCGTCGCCGAAAAAACCAGCCGCCAAGTCCCCGGCCGGCAAAGTCCGCAACTACTTCATCGCCGCCGACGAGGTCGAGTGGGACTACGCCCCGCTCGGCATGGACCACATGACCGGCAAGCCCTTCGACAAGCTCGCTAGCGCCTTTGTGGACAAAGCGCCCAACCGCATCGGCCACATCTATCGCAAGGCCGTCTATCGCGAGTACACCGACGCCACATTCCAGCACCTCAAGCCGCGCCCCGAAGCCGAGCAGCACATGGGCATCCTCGGCCCCGTGATCCGCGCCGAGGTCGGCGACACCATCAGGATCACCTTCAAGAACAACGCCACCCAGCCCTACAGCATGCATCCGCACGGCGTCTCTTATAAG
The genomic region above belongs to Terriglobales bacterium and contains:
- the ndhC gene encoding NADH-quinone oxidoreductase subunit A — encoded protein: MPQNYIPAFLFILVALAIPVVTLVIAKLVRPENPFKTKLMPYECGIDPVDGARGRYTVRFYIVAILFVVFDVETIFLFPWAVQFKALAWFGFMEMMVFLAILVVGYIWIWKKGALEWV